Sequence from the Ziziphus jujuba cultivar Dongzao chromosome 9, ASM3175591v1 genome:
cttcacaaaaaaaaaagtactcttTTTCTGAACTAtgcatttattcttttttaaagttttgaaaactactgatcaagaaaaaaaatagagttttgaAAACTCACATATCTCAATAAAAATCGTACGTTCAAAATATTTCACCAAATTTTCTCCGTTGTATGTAAAAATTATACGTTTCGTtttcaaccaaaattgacaGTAAAATAGTAACACTCCCTTACTGGTTAAAcagaaagaataataaatattaaactatTTCACCTTTGGTTGTTGGACGCACTGGCATGTCTCTCTTTCAATATGTTAGTCAACCATTGGAAAAGTTTAGCTTAGTCGAACTGTATACTAAttaaatgtatataattttgtcTTCTTCAAATGCTTTATATAAATCAATAGAGGaagaatggggaaaaaaaaaaaaaaaaagaaagattaggTCGAACATAGTAAGTAATCTTAGTTTGCATGtcgttaaaataaattttataaaccaaTATATGTAAATTGGACATAAAAATGTACattattttgatataatttgaGTTTTCAAAATGCGTTCTGACATCctcaaatttacataaaaatgtacattattttgatataatttgaGTTTTCAAAATGCGTTCTGACATCCTCAATATAAACCCTTTTAGTAATATtctaaggaaaagaaagaaaaaaaagaaaatatgaatgcAAAACACAAATACCATTTAATAGGAGGAGAGAGCCAACTCACAGcgcgcgagagagagagagagagagagagaggtggtgACAGTGGTAGTCGTAGTGGCAGTGGTGGAGACACATGAAAAAAAGGCTAATTTCCGACCCATGAAAAAAGCAAATTCCGTAGTCGTTTTACGTTGCTTACGTGTAAGAAAATTGGTTAGGGTTGTtgttaataagaaataaattggGGAAACAGAGAATGGACGGTCAAGATCATCTGATCATCCAGCTATTGAAGGACCCACACCAAGTAATCCCCCAGGTTTATAAACCCCTCCCTCCCAAAATATGTTTCCCGCACTCCACCGCCCTCCCCACGCTTTCCACAcccctctcctctctctctctctcttctctaaATCCACTCCCCATTTCTTTCCTTTCAACTCCCACGGCGGCGCGTGTATTCCACCACCCACCCCATGACATTCTCCCTTCAGTACTACCTAGTTAACCACCCAGCCATCGTCGACTTCAGATGGACCGAAGGGCAAACTCTGGGCTCCACTCCTCTGTTCCTCACCCTCACCGTAATCTCCTACCTCCTCATCACCTTCCTCCTCTCCTCCCTTCATCTCCCTCCAGTCAAACCCCACCTCCTTAAACCCATCATAGCCGTCCACAACATCGTCCTCCTACTCCTCTCCTTCACCATGGCCGTCGGAGGCTGTCTCTCTTCGCTCCTCCATCCACCTAACATACACTGGATCATCTGCATCCCTCCGAAAACACCGCCCACTGGGCCCCTCTTCTTCTGGGCCTACATCTTCTACCTCTCTAAAATCCTCGAGTTCGTAGACACACTCCTGATCATCCTCAGCGGCTCCATCAAACGGCTCACATTCCTCCACGTGTACCACCACGCGACCGTCGTGATCATGTGCTAT
This genomic interval carries:
- the LOC107427797 gene encoding elongation of fatty acids protein 3-like produces the protein MTFSLQYYLVNHPAIVDFRWTEGQTLGSTPLFLTLTVISYLLITFLLSSLHLPPVKPHLLKPIIAVHNIVLLLLSFTMAVGGCLSSLLHPPNIHWIICIPPKTPPTGPLFFWAYIFYLSKILEFVDTLLIILSGSIKRLTFLHVYHHATVVIMCYIWLHTSQSLFPAVLVTNATVHVLMYTYYLSCALGLRPRWKKVVTEFQIAQFKYSFVVMAVMLGFHFTGSSGCSGIWGWCFNVVFYASLLVLFVDFHTKNYGGSLKSKNKSVNGVNGVIKVCDMDKRS